The following proteins are encoded in a genomic region of Plasmodium sp. gorilla clade G2 genome assembly, chromosome: 2:
- a CDS encoding GAF domain-related protein, putative — translation MNERVLNVALKHKSSCLLYKKYFHFKLFSSLKVCYHNNLWLHKKNQNGDSNSRNTSLVTEQINNENKNDNISNDNYIKSDGVKKCIGQINKLHFDETNLLKFRNMDTYKKCQCSFFSTSEGKKCNIVKYRTLDEEKKKEDKNISCNDLNNTQLTIKNEVVENDLSDSNLEKKRKDNDEYDNDKYERDSFEQDEENDKMRKKKEIKKILNIIFCSSIPMIGFGFMDQFIMIRLGDIFDASIGVTFGISTLGAASFGQLCSDTFGIFFGYVLNYLLQTYKIIQPIKYDIKNKVYQYYTLIGSVLGILFGCALGMVQLIFIDTTKSERLKKKKELDFIFQMVMCDCSNVLNCEASTLFLYDKAKNELWSKAIHGRKNIIKISADSDEKSFNLWVLRNKEIINCKDVANHELFNPSHDEKFNFKTKTILAAPILDKNDEVVGVLMFLNKLRSHGGYFTRDDEKLAEMMCKHISIFMEKFHYISEGDQKMIIFDKEKNSVKEEDEEEDEEEDDNDDDHNNDDADEEGRDLTEKEKETNKEKMNEEQYEDNKKKKKKKRQKRNILPYDILKREKEDDKIFDEGDENGERTELNEDEDEEEELNEDEEEDEDEDEEEDEEEDEEEDEEYEYQQNVKENKNHIDNDDDKYNKIYEQDEKNENILYKQNRDNHDENEYELIQDNYYVEKNNIYNKNDSIQNEKNNNIDNNKFSNNIYTHTFDNYMDYKGNIKEHTVNNIEHQLLLFNSDKTMKDKILTSDKINEDTSSNDIINSSKTYNEKKKLYTSTTDINKNNMDGNLQDDIFYFKLLNKNKYYMNNVNENFDIYYILYNIENVEQLFKRIKENNLLFFNMKNSIPMFKLFRDLYVKEGNGSYITKNENNNNNNNINSYNNNYNNSIIFSTSEKLYDMLNRDNIYKKVKKEIFEDDSQIKTMKNKLKLTNKNNMNNNNIDNSNNNIYSDNLKEYSLNSSIFNKDLNIKHFVEVLKMNVYISERINTLLFPKQNILNDVIKLYMSNAYGEKCFFSNFPQIKEIIFVNGYEKRMDMKYFKMLKKIYKYNLNKIFSNNYKFFIIKKKKKLKKLCYIMKSFHPHILDEFWFNLSCQNEIKNIYYKNLHFVISLHNSSIIDFKIINHFILNKIFENISINCTTSSMYYNIKTIDFISYRNLYLFKNYTMHDLIYKYIIYYYCRKKLRRKNFHYFNYQDLYIAENYFGLNTHTKKVPNMLDHNLEKKSAIVTVDR, via the coding sequence ATGAATGAGAGAGTGTTAAATGTTGCCCTGAAGCATAAGTCATCATgtctattatataaaaaatattttcatttcaaattattttcatctttaaAAGTTtgttatcataataatttatggttacataaaaaaaatcaaaatggTGACAGTAATAGTAGGAATACATCATTGGTTactgaacaaataaataatgaaaataagaaTGATAACATAagtaatgataattatataaaaagtgaTGGTGTGAAAAAATGCATAGggcaaataaataaattacatTTTGATGAAACAAATCTTTTAAAGTTTAGAAATATGGatacttataaaaaatgtcaGTGTAGTTTTTTTTCAACATcagaaggaaaaaaatgcAATATAGTAAAATATAGGACATtggatgaagaaaaaaaaaaagaagataaaaaCATTAGCTGTaatgatttaaataatacacaactgactataaaaaatgaagttGTAGAAAATGACCTTAGTGATAgtaatttagaaaaaaaaagaaaagataatGATGAATATGATAATGACAAATATGAAAGAGATTCATTTGAAcaagatgaagaaaatgataaaatgagaaaaaagaaagaaataaaaaagattttaaatattatattttgttcttctATACCTATGATTGGTTTTGGTTTTATGGATCAATTTATTATGATACGTTTAGGTGATATATTCGATGCATCCATAGGAGTAACTTTTGGTATATCAACTCTTGGTGCTGCTTCTTTTGGTCAATTATGTAGTGATACGTTTGGTATATTTTTTGGATatgttttaaattatttacttCAGACCTATAAAATAATTCAGCCcataaaatatgatataaaaaataaagtttaTCAATATTACACTTTAATAGGTTCTGTTTTAGGTATATTATTTGGTTGTGCTTTAGGTATGGTTCAGTTAATTTTTATTGACACTACAAAAAGTGAacgtttaaaaaaaaagaaagaacttgattttatttttcaaatgGTCATGTGTGATTGTTCAAATGTTTTAAATTGTGAAGCTTctactttatttttatatgacaAGGCAAAAAATGAGTTATGGAGTAAAGCAATACatggaagaaaaaatattataaaaatttctgCAGATAGTGATGAAAAAAGTTTCAATTTATGGGTTTtaagaaataaagaaattatcAATTGTAAGGATGTAGCTAATCATGAATTGTTTAATCCTTCACATGatgaaaaatttaatttcaAAACTAAAACCATTCTAGCTGCACCTATTttagataaaaatgatgaagtTGTGGGGGTTCTTATGttcttaaataaattaagatCCCATGGTGGATATTTTACAAGAGATGATGAAAAGCTAGCTGAAATGATGTGCAAgcatatttctatttttatggAAAAGTTTCATTATATAAGTGAAGGGGAccaaaaaatgataatttttgataaggaaaaaaatagcGTTAAAGAGGAAGACGAAGAAGAAGAcgaagaagaagatgataACGACGatgatcataataatgatgatgctGATGAAGAGGGGAGAGACCTTACagagaaagaaaaagaaacaaacaaagaaaaaatgaacgAAGAACaatatgaagataataaaaaaaaaaagaaaaaaaaaagacaaaaaaggaatattcttccatatgatattttaaaaagggaaaaagaggatgataaaatatttgacGAAGGTGATGAAAATGGAGAGAGGACAGAATTGaatgaagatgaagatgaGGAGGAAGAATTGAATGAAGATGAGGAGgaagatgaagatgaagatgaGGAAGAAGATGAGGAAGAAGATGAGGAAGAAGACGAAGAATATGAATATCAACAAAATGtcaaagaaaataaaaatcacatagataatgatgatgataaatataataagatatatgaacaggatgaaaaaaatgaaaatatattatataagcaAAATAGAGATAATCATGATGAAAACGAGTATGAATTAATTcaagataattattatgtagaaaaaaataatatatataataaaaatgatagtatacaaaatgaaaagaataacaatattgataataataaatttagtaataatatatatacacatacatTTGATAATTATATGGATTATAAAGGGAATATAAAAGAACATACAGTCAATAATATCGAACATCaattattactttttaataGTGATAAAACTATGAAGGACAAAATTTTAACAAGTGACAAAATAAATGAGGATACAAGTagtaatgatattattaatagtagcaaaacatataatgagaaaaaaaaattatacactTCAACCAcagatataaataagaataatatggATGGTAATTTACaagatgatatattttatttcaaattattaaataagaataagtattatatgaataatgtaaatgaaaattttgatatatattatatattatataatatagaaaatgttGAACAACTATTTAAGAgaataaaagaaaacaatTTGTTGTTCTTTAACATGAAAAATAGTATTCCTATGTTTAAATTGTTCAGGGATTTATATGTGAAAGAGGGAAATGGTTcctatattacaaaaaatgaaaataataataataataataatattaatagttataataataattataataattctatCATATTTTCAACAAGTGAAAAACTTTATGATATGCTAAATAGggataatatatacaaaaaggtaaagaaagaaatatttgAGGATGATTCTCAAATTAAGacaatgaaaaataaattgaaattaacaaataaaaataatatgaataataataatattgataatagtaataataatatttatagtgATAATCTTAAGGAATATTCTTTGAATAGTTCTATATTTAATAAggatttaaatataaaacattttgtagaagttttaaaaatgaatgtatatatatcagAAAGAATTAATACTTTATTATTTCccaaacaaaatattttaaatgatgttataaaattatatatgtctaATGCATATGGtgaaaaatgttttttttctaattttccacaaataaaagaaataatatttgtaaatggatatgaaaaaagaatggatatgaaatattttaaaatgttaaaaaaaatatataaatataatttaaataaaattttcagtaataattataagttttttataattaaaaaaaaaaaaaaattaaaaaaattatgttatattatgaaaagtTTTCATCCACATATATTAGATGAATTCTGGTTTAATTTATCATgtcaaaatgaaataaaaaatatatattataaaaatttacattttGTTATTAGTTTACATAATTCATCAATTAtagattttaaaataattaatcattttatattaaataaaatttttgaaaatatatctatCAACTGTACTACCTCAAGTATGtactataatataaaaaccaTAGATTTTATCTCATATAGAAATTTGTATCTTTTCAAAAATTATACTATGCACGatcttatttataaatatattatatattattattgtagaaaaaaattaagaagaaaaaattttcattattttaattatcaagatttatatatagcTGAAAACTATTTTGGTCTTAACACACATACCAAGAAGGTACCCAACATGTTAGATCATAATCTCGAAAAAAAAAGTGCCATCGTGACAGTagatagataa
- a CDS encoding oxoacyl-ACP synthase has translation MFLYFITYLCIFYNNIYSVELNKNNKYNFINNVHNIKYRTKIRAIHGKTGGKIIGHGHSYPSTEIYNDELKKYVDTNDEWIRTRTGIKKRRILKRDENISMLQIDSATQALKASCLKPSDIDMVINASSTPQNLFGDANNISNKIGCKNSVNMDLTAACTGFIFAFVTAYNFLNRYKNILIVGSDALSNFVDWRDRNTCVLFGDAAGAVVLQRTEGEEENKIFNYYLGSDSELNDLLTINFDHDKYNLDNPNLNKYGKLHMNGKEVFKYTISNIPKILKKAIQHSNINIEDINYFIFHQANIRIIETVAKNLNIPMSKVLVNLDEYANTSAASIPLCFSENIKSGKIKTNDIICMCGFGAGMSYGCVILKY, from the exons atgtttctttattttattacatatctgtgtattttctataataatatttattctgtagaattaaataaaaataataaatataattttataaataatgtacataatataaaGTATAGAACTAAAATACGTGCTATCCATGGGAAAA CTGGAGGTAAAATAATAGGACATGGTCATTCTTATCCTTCAACTGAAATTTATAATGacgaattaaaaaaatatgttgatACCAATGATGAA TGGATAAGAACAAGAACaggaattaaaaaaagaagaatattaaaaagggatgaaaatatatcaatGCTACAAATAGATAGTGCTACTCAAGCTTTAAAAGCTTCGTGTTTAAAACCCTCAGATATAGACAtg gTTATCAATGCTTCGTCTACTCCTCAAAATTTATTTGGCGATGcaaataatattagtaaCAAAATTGGATGTAAAAATAGTGTTAATATGGATCTAACGGCTGCATGTACAGGTTTTATTTTTGCTTTTGTTACag cttacaattttttaaatagatataaaaacattttaattGTTGGAAGTGATGCATTAAGTAATTTTGTAGACTGGAGAGATCGTAACACTTGTGTTTTATTTGGAGATGCTGCag GTGCTGTTGTGTTACAACGAACTGAAGgggaagaagaaaataaaatattcaatTATTATCTTGGGTCTGACAGTGAACTAAATGACCTGTTAACCATAAATTTTGATCATGACAAATATAATTTAGATAATCCTAATTTAAATAAGTATGGGAAATTACATATGAATGGGAAAGAAGTATTTAAATATACTATAAGCAATATACccaaaattttaaaaaaagctATACAAcattcaaatataaatattgaagatataaattattttatatttcatcaaGCTAACATCAGAATTATAGAAACAGTAGccaaaaatttaaatatacctATGTCAAAG gtATTAGTAAATCTAGACGAATATGCAAATACTTCAGCAGCTTCAATACCTTTATGCTTCTCTGAAAat ATTAAAAGTGGTAAAATAAAAACGaatgatataatatgtatgtgtgGATTTGGAGCTGGAATGTCATATGGATGCGTTATacttaaatattaa
- a CDS encoding ubiquinol-cytochrome-c reductase complex assembly factor 1, putative, translating into MWYKCTKYVLKRRYINYRYFSSEIKVYDNLKIIESKSLYEDKNTKISIRESSRYAIPIPQCDRSIISSMIYKFFLKHTEYGECAWRLVHLIIERLENEEILNLFRINESFNMKMYFYVLHLWIINKRLRHEQYQGDIINTYIFDITWRIVRDWMLLKDVPEYSFNAELLNCQEYAFGFLVSLDEASNNVDIFPSLLKDILWEHLYEKNVKKCGKIVTELSKYSLLQMRHIFNLSSDHFLQAYFIWADFYNQKKSNRRLPALCQQISYGGYRPKDKSKYLPYDNGKKLLPRIY; encoded by the exons ATGTGGTATAAATGTACAAAATATGTTCTAAAGAGAAGATATATAAACTATCGCTATTTTTCTAGTGAAATAAAAgtatatgataatttaaaaattatcgAAAGTAAAAGTTTGTATGAAGATAAGAATACAAAAATTAGTATTAGAGAATCTTCAAGATATGCAATACCTATACCACAATGTGATCGTTCTATAATAAGTTctatgatatataaatttttttt aaAACATACAGAATATGGAGAATGTGCATGGAGATTAGTACATTTAATAATTGAGAGATTAGAAAATGAAGAGATATTAAACTTATTTCGTATAAATGAATCCTTTAATATgaaaatgtatttttatgttttgcATCTTTggataattaataaaagattAAGACATGAACAGTATCAAGgagatattataaatacatatatatttgatataacGTGGAGAATTGTTCGTGATTGGATGCTTTTAAAAGATGTTCCagaatattcttttaatgCGGAGCTTTTGAATTGCCAAGAATATGCATTTGGA tTTTTGGTATCACTAGACGAAGCGTCTAACAATGTAGATATTTTTCCATCATTGTTGAAGGATATATTATGGGA GcatttatatgaaaagaatGTGAAGAAATGCGGGAAAATTGTAACAGAGTTAAGTAAATATAGTCTTCTTCAAATGagacatatatttaatttatcaagTGATCATTTTTTACAAGCCTATTTTATATG GGCTGATTTTTATAACCAGAAAAAATCAAATCGTCGTTTACCAGCATTGTGTCAGCAAATATCATATGGAG GCTATCGTCCGAAAGATAAGAGTAAATATCTTCCCTATGATAATGGCAAGAAATTGTTACCAAGAATttattaa
- a CDS encoding dolichol-linked oligosaccharide biosynthesis enzyme, putative, which yields MVFLFLCIVNALVFLWFVINIFLKSNYTYKNKEENEIVEMGVVLGSGGHTYEMIQILKHIKNRNIVFNFFYSHNDNLSKIKTENELLNYEKNFFVIPRCRNVGDSYCLSFIKLIYSFLYCIFLTYKMNNMKVIIVNGPGVCVPVVYSLIFRKYIFLKKIKIVYIESICRVYSLSLSAKLLYYFADMFVVFSEHLQKKYKKAKCYGYFF from the coding sequence atggtatttctttttctttgtaTTGTGAATGCATTAGTATTCTTATGGtttgttataaatatatttttgaaaagtaattatacatataaaaataaggaGGAAAATGAAATAGTTGAAATGGGGGTTGTACTTGGATCTGGAGGTCATACTTATGAAATGATTCAAATacttaaacatataaaaaatagaaatattgtttttaattttttttattcacatAATGACAATttaagtaaaataaaaacagaaaatgaattattaaattatgaaaagaatttttttgtaataccAAGATGTCGAAATGTTGGAGATTCCTATTGTTTgtcttttataaaattaatttattcatttttatattgtatttttttaacatataaaatgaataatatgaaagtAATTATAGTTAATGGTCCAGGTGTATGTGTACCCGTCGTATATTCATTGATATTTCGAAAATATATCtttctaaaaaaaattaaaattgttTATATAGAAAGTATATGCAGAGTTTATTCTTTGTCTTTAAGTGCTaaacttttatattattttgctGATATGTTTGTTGTTTTTTCTGAACACTTAcagaagaaatataaaaaagcaAAATGTTATGGATACTTTTTCTGA
- a CDS encoding ras-related protein Rab-5A, translating into MEKKSSYKTVLLGESSVGKSSIVLRLTKDTFQENTNTTIGASFCTYVVNLNDINIKNNSNNEKNNNINSINDDNNIIITNQHNNYNENLCNIKFDIWDTAGQERYASIVPLYYRGATCAIVVFDISNSNTLDRAKTWVNQLKISSNYIIILVANKIDKNKFQVDILEVQKYAQDNNLLFIQTSAKTGTNIKNIFYMLAEEIYKNIINNKNTSTNKTVNKNLINLDNQTLSKKGCC; encoded by the coding sequence atggaAAAGAAAAGTAGTTATAAAACAGTTTTATTAGGAGAATCATCAGTAGGAAAATCAAGTATAGTTTTACGATTAACAAAAGATACTTTTCAGGAGAATACTAACACAACAATAGGTGCATCTTTTTGTACATATGTAGtaaatttaaatgatataaatataaagaataatagtaataatgaaaaaaataataatataaattcaataaatgatgataataatattattataacaaatcaacataataattataatgaaaacttatgtaatataaaatttgatATATGGGATACAGCTGGACAAGAAAGATATGCTAGTATTGTCCCACTATATTATAGAGGTGCTACTTGTGCTATAGTAGTTTTTGATATTAGTAATTCAAATACTTTAGATCGAGCTAAGACATGGGTTAATCAATTAAAAATTAGtagtaattatattattattttagtTGCTAATAAAATAGATAAAAACAAATTCCAAGTTGATATATTAGAAGTACAAAAATATGCTCAAGACAATAATTTACTTTTTATTCAAACAAGTGCCAAAACTggaacaaatataaaaaatatattctatatgCTTGCTGaagaaatttataaaaatattataaataataaaaatacctCAACAAATAAAACAGTTAATAAAAACTTAATAAATCTAGATAATCAAACACTTTCAAAAAAAGGATGTTGTtaa
- a CDS encoding tyrosine kinase-like protein, putative: MGKRITCNKVSYIKNVRGVYIGKIKNGQKNGWGLQINNNGNKYEGLFKNDEKYLFGLELLCCLCGHTYRNKVENGMYGKDKIHYKDVNNNNAYYNINHNNIYCDDQLNFHCSSENEFVKGNICIHENRYIYIGSYKKGKKHGKGILINYNNYFIYSCIFYKNKIIYVDLLFSNDQKYMNMKNIDIKHYYNTHNKKKIYLFLQKEYKNKLLGFINFYNHITHKMKKKQENVHDKITFLKCIKELFFVTHTNRKNTQIQDIIHTYKNYSFNKNDNTYNIFKEQLHKIKQAGNKTQHENGHMKTICRHAAHENMIIYNKRKENNKHTSTSSDEKKNKHTSTSSDEKKNKHTSTSSDEKKKKHTSTSSDEKKNKHTSTSSDEKKNKNTSTSSDEKKNKHTSTSIYEQKNKNTSTSSGEKKNGYLFLSDEIKTKYNMIENMKKKEESYTMINNNKKKEYFYNLKSMIYEEVEFSHNHSICDYENKEKKKNIEIPFFLKRPKKHNDIEEFVLFKNAYNKCYNLESGKDDIIYNYQKDKIKKDKLKVPFFFKEKGIYKFFNNTTEKKEDENIIIHKKNDEIIYTDKIINNIRTNDIPYNIIPNKRETIVDDINSCSNTFSTKSNTDTANSYHMNIYSGSNNFYENKKKKIKKRDNSVYSSTIKNKKKLYNDKIHNDNLCNNTCVCIKSKRTCSSFKINKHEKKIKENFKCNIHKKLKQRDKNWLFNNYIFNDNFLDNVFVLKPPMDEEGEKKNYDKLKHDTFPLFLRKRQKKKKLFQAQNYIYWNIYELNLFFFLVGIPKEILEIFINHRLDGYCLKYIDKKLLKEMKIENKMMRKYIYLCVQYLLRLREKYKYKKKSNNILNEKINEHFILKKNQLHILNLIGRGGYSNVYRCIYGNKNILRINKFFDIHYSINNTALKIFLNKKKNILEYFTELFIVSNLRHPNVTLFLGAINNPRAIVLEYVQYGTLFDILHRYKVKIKLQDIIKISKDIIAFMSFLHNKGIMHCDLKSSNILMSITRDIKICDFGLSVFNKYNKPKYLGIVGTYQWTAPEVLRSEGYTKEADIYSFGVILWEMIHRKIPFSEIKNPLDIIAHVGYTNKKLIVTDKNIPDQLRYILHSCLHKNKHKRKSFLFWSEYFDLLYNVTDNPKEDYTSFFFD; the protein is encoded by the coding sequence atgggAAAAAGAATAACATGTAATAAGGtttcttatataaaaaatgtcaGGGGAGTTTATAtcggaaaaataaaaaacggACAAAAGAATGGATGGGgtttacaaataaataataacggaaataaatatgaaggtttatttaaaaatgatgaaaaatatttatttgggTTAGAATTATTATGTTGTTTGTGTGGTCATACATATAGGAATAAAGTTGAAAATGGAATGTATGGAAAAGATAAAATTCATTATAaagatgtaaataataataatgcttactataatattaatcataACAATATTTATTGTGATGATCAATTAAACTTTCATTGTAGTAGTGAAAACGAATTTGTCAAAGGAAATATCTGCATCCATgaaaatagatatatttatataggtagttataaaaaagggaaaaaacACGGAAAAggtattttaattaattataacaatTACTTTATATACagttgtatattttataaaaacaaaattatatacgttgaccttttattttcaaatgatcaaaaatatatgaacatgaaaaatatagacattaaacattattataatacacataataaaaaaaaaatttatttatttttacaaaaagaatataaaaacaaactTTTGggatttataaatttttataatcatataacacacaaaatgaaaaagaaacaagAAAATGTTCATGATAAAATcacttttttaaaatgtataaagGAACTTTTTTTCGTCACACATACAAATAGGAAAAACACTCAAATACAGGATATAATACatacttataaaaattatagttttaataaaaatgataatacatataatattttcaaggaacaattacataaaataaaacaggCGGGAAATAAAACACAACATGAAAACGGACACATGAAAACAATTTGTAGACATGCAGCACatgaaaatatgataatttataacaaaaggaaagaaaataataagcATACATCTACAAGCagtgatgaaaaaaaaaataaacatacatCTACAAGCagtgatgaaaaaaaaaataaacatacatCTACAAGCagtgatgaaaaaaaaaaaaagcatacATCTACAAGCagtgatgaaaaaaaaaataagcatACATCTACAAGCagtgatgaaaaaaaaaacaaaaatacaTCTACAAGCagtgatgaaaaaaaaaataagcatACATCTACAAGCAtttatgaacaaaaaaacaaaaacacaTCTACCAGCAGtggtgaaaaaaaaaatggctatttatttttgtcagatgaaataaaaacaaaatataatatgatagaaaatatgaaaaaaaaagaagaaagttATACAatgattaataataataaaaagaaagaatatttttacaaCTTGAAAAGTATGATTTATGAAGAAGTAGAGTTTTCTCATAATCATTCAATCTGtgattatgaaaataaagaaaagaaaaagaatattgaaatacctttttttttaaaaagaccAAAAAAACATAATGATATTGAagaatttgtattatttaaaaatgcaTATAACAAATGTTATAATTTAGAAAGTGGTAAGgatgatattatttataactatcaaaaggataaaataaaaaaagataaattaaaagtaccatttttttttaaagaaaaaggtatatataaattttttaataacactACTGAAAAGAAGgaagatgaaaatattattatacacaaaaaaaatgatgaaattatttatactgataagataattaataatataagaacaaatgatattccatataatattataccaAACAAAAGAGAAACGATTgtagatgatataaatagtTGTAGTAATACTTTTTCCACTAAAAGTAATACAGACACCGCGAATTCttatcatatgaatatatatagtggtagtaataatttttatgaaaataaaaagaaaaagattaAAAAAAGGGATAATAGTGTATATTCTTCTACaattaagaataaaaagaagttatataatgataagatacataatgataatttatgtaataatacATGTGTGTGTATAAAATCGAAAAGAACGTGCTcctcttttaaaataaataaacatgaaaaaaaaataaaggaaaacTTCAAATGTaacatacataaaaaattaaaacaacgTGATAAGAACTggttatttaataattacatttttaatgataattttttgGATAATGTATTCGTTTTAAAACCTCCTATGGATGAAGagggggaaaaaaaaaattatgacaaGTTAAAACATGATACATTTCCattatttttaagaaaaagacaaaaaaaaaaaaaattatttcaagctcagaattatatatactggAACATTTatgaattaaatttatttttttttttggtaggGATAccaaaagaaatattagaGATTTTTATCAATCATCGTTTGGATGGTTAttgtttaaaatatattgataagaagttattaaaagaaatgaaaatagaaaataaaatgatgagaaaatatatatatttgtgtgtacaatatttattaagattaagagaaaaatataaatataagaagaaaagtaataatatattaaatgaaaaaataaatgaacattttattttaaagaaaaaccaattacatattttaaatttaataggTAGAGGAGGTTATAGTAATGTATATAGATGTATATatggtaataaaaatatattaagaataaataaattttttgatataCATTATAGTATTAACAATACagcattaaaaatatttttaaataaaaaaaaaaatatattagaatattttacagaattatttattgtatCTAATTTAAGACATCCAAATGTTACCTTATTTTTAGGAGCTATAAATAATCCAAGAGCTATAGTATTAGAATATGTTCAATATGGAACTTTATTTGATATTTTACATAGATATAaagtaaaaattaaattacaagatattattaaaatatccaAAGATATAATAGCATTTATGTCTTTTTTGCATAATAAAGGTATTATGCATTGTGATTTAAAATCTTCAAACATTTTAATGTCTATAACAAGagatattaaaatatgtgaCTTTGGATTATctgtatttaataaatataacaagcCTAAATATCTAGGTATTGTAGGTACATATCAGTGGACAGCCCCTGAAGTATTAAGAAGTGAAGGATATACAAAAGAAGCtgatatatattcttttggAGTCATTTTATGGGAAATGATTCATAGAAAAATTCCTTTTAGTGAGATAAAAAATCCTTTAGATATTATAGCTCATGTTGGATAtactaataaaaaattaattgtaacagataaaaatattccaGACCAGTTAAGATATATATTGCATTCAtgtttacataaaaataagcATAAGCGAAAATCTTTTTTATTCTGGTCTGAATATTTTGATTTGTTGTATAATGTTACAGATAACCCAAAGGAGGATTACAcgagttttttttttgactAG